A genomic region of Gammaproteobacteria bacterium contains the following coding sequences:
- a CDS encoding methyltransferase domain-containing protein, whose product MWDEKYSTDEYIYGTEPNDFLLECMEQIPQGRVLCLADGEGRNSVALARAGYQVTAVDSSIVGVGKASRLAADNDVEVEYIHADLAEYAIVEGEWAGIISIFCHVHPDIRNSLHQAIVAGLQPGGVLVLEAYTPEQLGMGTGGPPVAELTMQQSQLEQDFEVLDILHVRELQREVVEGTHHTGMGAVVQLLARK is encoded by the coding sequence ATGTGGGATGAAAAATATAGCACAGATGAATATATCTACGGCACCGAGCCTAATGATTTTTTGCTTGAATGTATGGAACAGATTCCGCAAGGCCGGGTGCTTTGTCTGGCAGATGGTGAAGGCAGGAACTCGGTAGCACTGGCGCGTGCAGGCTATCAGGTGACCGCTGTTGATTCATCTATTGTCGGGGTGGGAAAGGCGAGCAGGCTGGCAGCAGACAATGATGTCGAGGTTGAGTATATCCATGCCGATCTTGCTGAGTATGCGATTGTAGAAGGGGAATGGGCGGGCATTATCTCCATCTTTTGCCATGTGCATCCTGATATCCGTAACTCCCTGCATCAAGCCATTGTGGCTGGTCTGCAACCCGGTGGGGTATTGGTGTTGGAGGCCTATACCCCGGAACAGTTGGGTATGGGGACGGGTGGGCCACCTGTGGCTGAATTGACGATGCAACAGTCACAGTTAGAGCAGGATTTTGAGGTGCTGGATATCCTGCATGTTAGGGAGTTACAGCGTGAAGTGGTGGAGGGTACGCACCATACCGGTATGGGTGCTGTCGTGCAGTTATTGGCAAGGA
- a CDS encoding class I SAM-dependent methyltransferase, with translation MSAVVGLLIEADDLLQYAETLAHRFSFPLLQDSPDNGFYLYYSAEGLALYQAGDKAPGPVAIDFVSGTLGHRLRFGGGRGQPLARAMGIKSGFTPTIWDATAGLGRDAFVLASLGCDVRMSERYSVLVALLEDGLRRAVMDEAAETWIAQRLHLQQGDSIQLLAELEDACHSDEDSHPGKDSHPGKNCHSREGGNPQPQNTNPDVIYLDPMYPEGKGRVLVKKEMRALQQLLSGDPDADQLLMVALDKAQRRVVVKRPMRAGYLGDKKPSVSVESKKTRYDIYVTSCG, from the coding sequence ATGAGCGCAGTTGTTGGTCTGTTGATTGAAGCAGATGATCTGTTGCAGTATGCCGAAACATTAGCCCACCGTTTTTCCTTTCCCTTGTTGCAAGACTCTCCTGATAACGGGTTTTATCTATATTATAGTGCTGAGGGTCTTGCCTTGTATCAGGCAGGTGATAAGGCACCGGGGCCGGTAGCTATTGATTTTGTTAGTGGTACATTAGGTCATCGCTTACGTTTTGGTGGTGGTCGAGGTCAACCGTTAGCGCGTGCAATGGGGATTAAATCCGGATTCACCCCGACCATCTGGGATGCCACCGCCGGTCTCGGCAGAGATGCCTTTGTGTTGGCAAGTCTGGGTTGCGACGTGCGCATGAGTGAGCGTTATTCGGTATTGGTCGCCTTGCTGGAAGATGGTCTCAGACGTGCAGTGATGGATGAAGCCGCAGAGACATGGATAGCGCAACGTCTACATCTACAACAGGGAGATTCAATCCAGCTATTAGCAGAACTGGAAGATGCATGCCATTCCGATGAAGACAGCCACCCCGGCAAAGACAGTCACCCCGGCAAAAATTGTCATTCCCGCGAAGGCGGGAATCCCCAACCACAAAACACTAATCCCGATGTTATCTACCTCGATCCCATGTACCCCGAAGGTAAAGGGCGTGTATTGGTTAAAAAGGAGATGCGTGCCTTGCAGCAGTTATTGTCAGGCGATCCTGATGCCGATCAGTTATTGATGGTTGCCCTGGATAAGGCACAACGTCGGGTAGTGGTTAAGCGACCCATGCGTGCGGGCTACCTGGGGGATAAAAAACCTTCTGTTAGTGTGGAGAGCAAGAAGACGCGTTATGATATTTACGTGACCTCTTGTGGTTGA
- a CDS encoding RND transporter: MDHIPYTILIPLAIVLGLAPFNPEPHLWQKLKMLFSGELGRPVDIFDLFMHGTPLALLLFKFARQGAD; encoded by the coding sequence TTGGATCACATCCCTTATACCATCCTGATTCCGCTTGCTATTGTGCTGGGTCTGGCTCCGTTTAACCCGGAGCCACATCTATGGCAAAAGTTGAAGATGTTGTTTTCTGGTGAACTGGGTCGTCCGGTCGATATCTTTGATCTCTTTATGCACGGCACACCGCTTGCCTTATTGCTATTCAAGTTTGCCAGACAGGGGGCAGACTAA